Proteins encoded by one window of Halobaculum halobium:
- the hemB gene encoding porphobilinogen synthase, protein MFPTHRPRRLRTDGVRPLVSETDLSASDLIAPVFVDATTDERVAIESMPGHERVPVAEAVDRVEEALATGVEAVMVFGIPESKDDAGSRAYADDGVVQRAVRDISAETDAYVITDVCLCEYTDHGHCGVLEEHAAEDPTLTVRNDETLDLLRNTATSHAEAGADMVAPSSMTDGMVGAIRQGLDDAGFAEVPIMSYAVKYESAFYGPFRDAADGAPAFGDRRHYQMDPANRREAIREAHLDVEEGADVLMVKPGLPYLDIVRDVREEFDLPVAAYNVSGEYAMLHAAADRGWLDLEETARESLLSMKRAGADLILTYFAEEIAESLSSDRADRENTNP, encoded by the coding sequence ATGTTCCCGACCCACCGGCCGCGCCGCCTGCGAACGGACGGCGTCCGGCCGCTCGTCTCCGAGACTGACCTCTCGGCGTCGGACCTGATCGCGCCGGTGTTCGTCGACGCGACGACCGACGAACGCGTCGCCATCGAGTCGATGCCCGGCCACGAGCGCGTCCCCGTCGCCGAGGCGGTCGACCGCGTTGAGGAGGCGCTGGCGACAGGCGTCGAGGCGGTGATGGTGTTCGGGATCCCTGAGTCGAAAGACGACGCGGGTTCGCGGGCGTACGCCGACGACGGCGTCGTCCAGCGCGCCGTCCGAGACATCTCCGCCGAGACGGACGCGTACGTGATCACCGACGTGTGCCTCTGTGAGTACACCGACCACGGCCACTGCGGCGTCTTGGAGGAGCACGCTGCCGAGGATCCGACCCTCACCGTCCGTAACGACGAGACCCTCGATCTCCTCCGGAACACGGCGACCTCTCACGCCGAGGCCGGCGCGGACATGGTCGCGCCCTCCTCGATGACCGACGGCATGGTCGGCGCAATCCGCCAGGGCCTGGACGACGCGGGGTTCGCCGAGGTGCCGATCATGAGCTACGCAGTGAAGTACGAATCTGCCTTCTACGGGCCGTTCCGCGACGCCGCCGACGGCGCGCCCGCGTTCGGCGACCGCCGGCACTATCAGATGGACCCCGCCAACCGACGCGAGGCGATCCGGGAGGCCCACCTCGACGTCGAGGAGGGCGCCGACGTGCTCATGGTGAAACCCGGCCTCCCGTACCTCGACATCGTCCGCGACGTGCGCGAGGAGTTCGACCTCCCGGTCGCGGCGTACAACGTCTCCGGCGAGTACGCGATGCTTCACGCCGCTGCCGATCGCGGCTGGCTGGACCTGGAGGAAACGGCCCGCGAGTCCCTCCTCTCGATGAAACGCGCGGGTGCCGACCTGATCCTCACGTACTTCGCCGAGGAGATCGCCGAGTCGCTGTCGTCTGACCGCGCCGATCGCGAGAACACGAACCCTTAA
- a CDS encoding GNAT family N-acetyltransferase — translation MPGPVFLAGERVALRTVEAEDELFLHEHRNRASFRDPLGEFEPLTAEDVAEYREEVVRGDDGVTLIVCVDGDPVGLCFLFREDARRGVAEIGYWLVPDAEGNGYATEAGGLLCDHAFDERGLHRLTARVYEGNEASSAVLDRLGFVKEGRLREDAVRGGERRDALRYGLLAREWHGEGE, via the coding sequence ATGCCCGGTCCCGTCTTTCTCGCCGGCGAGCGCGTCGCGCTCAGGACCGTCGAGGCCGAGGACGAGCTGTTCCTCCACGAGCACCGCAATCGCGCGTCTTTCCGCGACCCGCTCGGCGAGTTCGAACCGCTGACCGCCGAGGACGTGGCGGAATACCGCGAGGAGGTCGTCCGGGGAGACGACGGCGTCACGCTCATCGTCTGTGTCGACGGCGACCCGGTCGGGCTGTGCTTCCTGTTCCGCGAAGACGCCCGTCGCGGCGTCGCTGAGATCGGCTACTGGCTCGTCCCCGACGCCGAGGGGAACGGTTACGCGACGGAAGCGGGCGGCCTCCTGTGCGACCACGCCTTCGACGAGCGGGGACTCCACCGACTCACCGCGCGGGTGTACGAGGGGAACGAGGCGTCGAGCGCGGTACTCGACCGCCTCGGCTTCGTCAAGGAGGGACGGCTCCGGGAGGACGCCGTCCGCGGCGGCGAGCGACGCGACGCGCTCCGCTACGGGCTACTGGCGCGCGAATGGCACGGCGAGGGCGAGTGA
- a CDS encoding DUF6757 family protein, which produces MQCHYCDRDAAYGVERDGVTVGLCESHFRDRVEELAESEGLEALREQVDVTQTDRES; this is translated from the coding sequence ATGCAGTGTCACTACTGCGATCGGGATGCGGCGTACGGCGTCGAGCGCGACGGCGTCACGGTCGGGCTCTGTGAGTCGCACTTCCGCGACCGTGTCGAGGAGCTCGCCGAGAGCGAGGGGCTCGAGGCGCTCCGAGAGCAGGTCGACGTGACACAGACCGACCGCGAGTCGTAA
- a CDS encoding DUF5784 family protein, whose amino-acid sequence MARPLRFRYAPGSWSAPRVRDDLYRPLDANLGATERDPWFAPPAGYEARRFDMDDGSLALFCWTDDGEGPAGVGGGAGAYWLGNTETPSSLWRTEKYALADVPFPVTQWAERELTAVLYEEDPWLEDFPHLAWYFLPVLCSKDGAETTREFFREHAAGFPDADRFDALGFYEQFLATGVLDDEREEMASKLGTSEYLDLTRMTATMGEFDVARLLVHAGYDIEPEIEVSTDHVIDFRATRDDGTSTLVEVTRPVAPNKRSAGTPSAAVRDTVQTKTSGQLEAHGGGITLFVDCSSFPDDDWFAVRGERPDVGHRPAVVFRSRPDGRTEAYSKGSVPLELDAALEWV is encoded by the coding sequence GTGGCACGTCCCCTACGGTTCAGATACGCACCCGGTTCGTGGTCGGCGCCCCGGGTCCGCGACGACCTCTACCGACCGCTCGACGCCAATCTCGGGGCGACCGAACGCGACCCGTGGTTCGCACCGCCGGCGGGGTACGAGGCACGCCGCTTCGACATGGACGACGGGAGCCTCGCACTGTTCTGTTGGACGGACGACGGCGAGGGACCGGCGGGCGTCGGCGGCGGCGCCGGCGCCTACTGGCTGGGGAACACGGAGACGCCGTCCTCGTTGTGGCGAACGGAGAAGTACGCGCTCGCGGATGTGCCGTTTCCGGTGACCCAGTGGGCCGAACGCGAACTGACGGCCGTGCTGTACGAGGAGGACCCCTGGCTCGAGGACTTCCCGCACCTCGCGTGGTACTTTCTCCCGGTGTTGTGCTCGAAGGACGGGGCGGAGACGACCCGCGAGTTCTTCCGTGAGCACGCGGCCGGCTTCCCGGACGCAGACCGGTTCGACGCGCTGGGGTTTTACGAGCAGTTCCTCGCGACGGGCGTGCTCGACGACGAGCGCGAGGAGATGGCGAGCAAGCTCGGTACCAGCGAGTACCTCGACCTCACCCGCATGACGGCGACGATGGGCGAGTTCGACGTGGCGCGCCTGCTGGTACACGCCGGCTACGACATCGAGCCGGAGATCGAGGTGTCGACCGACCACGTGATCGACTTCCGCGCGACCCGGGACGACGGCACCTCGACGCTGGTGGAAGTGACCCGTCCGGTCGCGCCAAACAAGCGCTCGGCGGGGACACCCTCGGCGGCCGTGCGCGACACCGTCCAGACGAAGACGAGCGGGCAACTGGAGGCCCACGGCGGCGGGATCACGCTGTTCGTCGACTGCTCGTCGTTCCCGGACGACGACTGGTTCGCCGTCCGCGGCGAACGCCCCGACGTGGGGCACCGACCGGCCGTCGTGTTCCGCTCTCGGCCAGACGGGCGGACGGAGGCGTACAGCAAGGGAAGCGTGCCGTTGGAGCTCGACGCGGCGCTGGAATGGGTCTGA
- a CDS encoding DedA family protein, producing the protein MPPWLESMLTSEYAYLALFAVFVLEGAMLMYFMPSELIVPGSLILFGHSPDTVLLVLGIAVLGATVGQVALFTLAQRGGREWLLRKRWFRVSEDSLDRFDGWFDRWGPIVVPVSNALLFTRGMLTVPAGLAEMDRRRFLVLSALGTLIFESALAGLYVFGVDLLW; encoded by the coding sequence ATGCCCCCCTGGCTGGAGTCGATGCTGACCTCGGAGTACGCTTACCTCGCGCTGTTCGCCGTCTTCGTGTTGGAGGGCGCGATGCTGATGTACTTCATGCCGAGCGAACTGATCGTCCCCGGATCGCTCATCCTGTTCGGCCACTCGCCCGACACCGTCTTGCTCGTGCTCGGAATCGCGGTGCTGGGCGCCACTGTCGGCCAAGTCGCGCTGTTCACGCTCGCCCAGCGCGGCGGCCGCGAGTGGCTCCTTCGAAAGCGGTGGTTCCGCGTGAGCGAGGACAGCCTCGACCGCTTCGACGGCTGGTTCGATCGCTGGGGACCGATCGTCGTGCCCGTCTCGAACGCGCTGTTGTTCACCCGCGGAATGCTCACCGTTCCCGCCGGGCTGGCCGAGATGGACCGTCGGCGGTTCCTCGTGCTGTCTGCGCTGGGAACCCTGATCTTCGAGTCGGCGCTGGCGGGGCTGTACGTGTTCGGCGTCGATCTGCTGTGGTGA
- a CDS encoding YkgJ family cysteine cluster protein, producing MDVNCEGCAGCCLDWRPLGAPDDREREGRYRALDDAYHLVALSRDEIRGFVEAGLGDALVPRLFAADGDRTAVVDGHEVAGVGGRPAFLVGIRKLPKPVAPFDGDRVWLEACAFLDPSTLKCRIHDSDRYPDRCRTYPGHNLELDAETECERVERVHGEPGERLVDDAVPADLPAPPLSRGALGSTVFLHHDPDALDGAVGRLVAGEGVAADRAEFVACAAASAPGTAAVNDEHYERVRDRVLAADSWIGAAAEEWRAAAEDPGDRVADAPAPDSVEVDRGAPATTDWDG from the coding sequence ATGGACGTGAACTGCGAGGGCTGCGCCGGGTGCTGTCTCGACTGGCGGCCGCTGGGCGCGCCCGACGACCGCGAGCGCGAGGGGCGCTACCGCGCGCTCGACGACGCGTACCACCTCGTCGCGCTCTCGCGAGACGAGATCCGCGGGTTCGTCGAGGCGGGACTCGGGGACGCGCTCGTCCCGCGGCTGTTCGCCGCCGACGGCGACCGAACGGCGGTCGTCGACGGCCACGAGGTCGCCGGGGTCGGCGGGCGACCGGCGTTCCTCGTCGGAATCCGAAAACTCCCGAAGCCGGTGGCGCCGTTCGACGGCGATCGCGTCTGGCTCGAGGCGTGCGCCTTCCTCGACCCGTCCACGCTGAAGTGCCGGATCCACGACAGCGACCGGTACCCGGACCGGTGTCGGACCTACCCCGGACATAACCTCGAACTCGACGCCGAGACCGAGTGTGAGCGCGTCGAGCGCGTTCACGGCGAGCCCGGCGAGCGCCTCGTCGACGACGCGGTCCCCGCGGACCTCCCGGCGCCGCCGCTGAGCCGCGGCGCGCTCGGCTCGACGGTGTTCCTCCACCACGACCCGGACGCGCTCGACGGCGCCGTCGGACGACTCGTCGCGGGCGAGGGCGTCGCCGCCGACCGGGCGGAGTTCGTCGCCTGCGCGGCCGCGTCGGCGCCGGGGACGGCCGCGGTGAACGACGAGCACTACGAGCGCGTCCGCGACCGGGTGCTCGCGGCCGACTCGTGGATCGGTGCCGCCGCCGAGGAGTGGCGCGCCGCCGCGGAGGACCCCGGCGACCGCGTCGCCGACGCGCCGGCCCCCGACAGCGTGGAGGTCGACCGCGGGGCGCCCGCGACGACCGACTGGGACGGGTGA
- a CDS encoding PHP domain-containing protein — MIVADLHAHTTVSDGTFTLDSLVATAREAGLDAVAVTDHDRIHPDLDAPVVERGGVTVVRGIELRVDTGPDGERVDLLGYGVGDDPDLRAECDRLQADRRERGRRIIERVEERLGVDLGVEPRAGLGRPHIARAIDESDADYDYEGAFGDLIGNDGPCYVPRAVTPVERGVDLLQGACAVVGLAHPFRYDDPATALDLCVEYDLGAVERFYPYGDGVDDDSVAVESLASEHDLLLTGGTDAHGEELAVAGLDAQRWAAVRECLPDA; from the coding sequence ATGATCGTCGCGGACCTCCACGCGCATACGACTGTCTCCGACGGGACGTTCACGCTCGACTCGCTGGTCGCGACGGCGCGCGAGGCGGGCCTCGACGCGGTCGCCGTCACCGACCACGACCGGATCCACCCCGACCTCGACGCCCCCGTCGTCGAGCGTGGCGGGGTGACCGTCGTCCGCGGCATCGAGCTGCGCGTCGACACCGGGCCCGACGGCGAGCGCGTCGACCTCCTCGGGTACGGCGTCGGCGACGACCCGGACCTGCGCGCCGAGTGCGACCGATTACAGGCGGACCGTCGCGAGCGCGGTCGGCGGATCATCGAACGCGTCGAGGAGCGTCTCGGCGTCGACCTGGGCGTCGAGCCGCGGGCCGGGCTGGGCCGGCCGCACATCGCCCGCGCCATCGACGAGAGCGACGCGGACTACGACTACGAGGGGGCCTTCGGGGACCTGATCGGCAACGACGGTCCGTGCTATGTCCCTCGCGCCGTCACCCCCGTCGAGCGCGGCGTCGACCTCCTCCAGGGGGCCTGCGCCGTCGTCGGGCTGGCGCACCCGTTCCGGTACGACGATCCGGCGACCGCGCTCGACCTCTGCGTCGAGTACGACCTCGGCGCGGTCGAGCGCTTCTACCCGTACGGCGACGGCGTCGACGACGATTCGGTCGCGGTGGAGTCGCTGGCGAGCGAGCACGATCTACTGTTGACGGGGGGAACGGACGCTCACGGTGAGGAACTCGCGGTCGCCGGTCTCGACGCACAGCGGTGGGCCGCGGTCAGGGAGTGTCTGCCGGACGCGTGA
- a CDS encoding DUF5789 family protein → MRLNGTEDDLSAHEYPATSGELIDAYGDTHIELQDGSETIGAVLGRLGSETFHSADDVWMTLRGGVGHEAVGRRFYSDRDAPTVGEDGPDPVSF, encoded by the coding sequence ATGCGCCTGAACGGCACGGAAGACGACCTATCCGCCCACGAGTACCCCGCGACGAGCGGTGAACTCATCGACGCGTACGGCGACACTCATATCGAACTGCAGGACGGGAGCGAGACGATTGGCGCGGTACTCGGTCGTCTGGGTTCCGAGACGTTCCACTCCGCTGACGACGTGTGGATGACCCTCCGCGGTGGCGTCGGCCACGAGGCCGTCGGCCGGCGCTTCTACAGCGACCGCGACGCGCCGACGGTCGGCGAGGACGGGCCGGACCCCGTCTCGTTCTGA
- a CDS encoding DUF5786 family protein, with product MGNYDEAEHERREQKTQVDGDFAEERSEYRGRVTYDTGDSTEDLLDQFKSIKGD from the coding sequence ATGGGAAACTACGACGAAGCAGAGCACGAGCGTCGCGAGCAGAAGACCCAGGTCGACGGTGACTTCGCCGAGGAGCGAAGCGAGTACCGCGGGAGAGTCACCTACGACACCGGCGACTCCACCGAGGACCTGCTCGACCAATTCAAGTCGATCAAAGGAGACTGA
- a CDS encoding DUF5518 domain-containing protein has product MTNWRAVAWGAVVFLVLAAFGTAIPVVGQFGAGLIGGGVAGYIAGGGLGNGAWHGLLAGSATGVAYTLLFALLGGVLGLAGGGPLGGLVGGAGILLLGVVITLAFAIDSAIAGAIGAALAE; this is encoded by the coding sequence ATGACCAACTGGCGTGCGGTTGCGTGGGGCGCGGTCGTGTTCCTCGTACTCGCGGCGTTCGGCACCGCTATTCCGGTCGTCGGCCAATTCGGCGCCGGGCTCATCGGGGGCGGCGTCGCGGGCTACATCGCCGGCGGCGGCCTCGGCAACGGCGCGTGGCACGGCCTGCTCGCGGGGTCGGCGACGGGCGTCGCCTACACCCTCCTGTTCGCGCTGCTCGGGGGCGTGCTCGGACTCGCAGGGGGCGGTCCGCTCGGCGGCCTTGTCGGTGGCGCGGGGATCCTGCTGCTCGGGGTCGTGATCACGCTCGCGTTCGCAATCGACTCGGCTAT
- a CDS encoding DUF7530 family protein, translating into MSEPTGEDEAFADGTPEDAPPARADFGDAWVYESIVGAVPGAALSAPVAIALQVVVFEAGILALAAVYGLWDAVPAGTAAVGVAAVGSLLMLTLGDENRTLAVSPTYYRLLFGSSIEVVLAVLAFAGVITHLFVVDPATGGVAAVVARLLPGSVAPAGESIVTELFGDQPPVPAVYLALVVVWDLCYRIGTSWWTAVVSLYRELRLECGPGTRLRFRRLDALNVGFAFVQLALVPFVADRPILLFAVLGHVVAVTVVSGAAIALSLTKE; encoded by the coding sequence GTGAGCGAGCCGACCGGGGAAGACGAAGCGTTCGCCGACGGAACACCGGAGGATGCCCCGCCGGCGCGCGCCGACTTCGGCGACGCGTGGGTGTACGAGAGCATCGTCGGCGCGGTGCCGGGAGCGGCCCTCTCTGCTCCCGTCGCCATCGCCCTCCAGGTCGTCGTCTTCGAAGCGGGTATCCTCGCGCTCGCTGCGGTGTACGGCCTGTGGGACGCCGTCCCGGCGGGCACTGCCGCGGTCGGCGTCGCCGCCGTCGGGAGCCTCCTCATGCTCACGCTCGGCGACGAGAACCGGACCCTGGCCGTGTCGCCGACGTACTACCGGCTGCTGTTCGGATCGAGTATCGAGGTGGTGCTCGCGGTGCTGGCGTTCGCGGGAGTGATCACGCACCTGTTCGTCGTCGACCCGGCCACCGGCGGCGTAGCGGCGGTCGTCGCCCGCCTGCTCCCGGGTTCGGTGGCGCCGGCGGGAGAGTCGATCGTCACGGAACTGTTCGGCGACCAACCGCCGGTGCCGGCCGTCTACCTCGCGCTGGTGGTGGTGTGGGACCTGTGTTACCGGATCGGCACCTCCTGGTGGACGGCGGTCGTCTCGCTGTACCGCGAGCTTCGCCTGGAGTGTGGTCCCGGGACCAGGCTCCGATTTCGTCGCCTGGACGCGCTCAACGTCGGGTTCGCGTTCGTCCAACTCGCGCTGGTCCCGTTCGTCGCGGACCGGCCGATACTGCTGTTCGCGGTACTCGGTCACGTCGTCGCCGTCACCGTCGTGTCGGGGGCGGCGATCGCGCTGTCGCTAACGAAGGAATAG
- a CDS encoding NUDIX domain-containing protein — MSYTVETATVSYCPSCGASLNARKTHEGERPYCPDCDLTLYRNPVPMARATVVDRDAALLIEMGEGRDEGAWALPGGHCLHDEPPRATAARELAEETGLAVDPSDLTLIGDGHLSFPDGAPMVSFNYAAATADATGTVAAADDAADARFWTRTEIEESPPLLRASGTKQVLDAIARFRTDG, encoded by the coding sequence GTGAGCTACACCGTCGAGACGGCGACGGTCTCGTACTGCCCCTCCTGCGGCGCGTCGCTCAACGCACGCAAGACACACGAGGGCGAGCGTCCGTACTGCCCCGACTGCGATCTGACGCTGTACCGGAACCCGGTCCCGATGGCCCGCGCGACGGTCGTCGACCGCGACGCGGCGCTGCTGATCGAGATGGGCGAAGGGAGAGACGAAGGGGCGTGGGCGCTCCCGGGCGGACACTGCCTCCACGACGAACCGCCGCGGGCGACGGCCGCGCGGGAACTGGCCGAGGAGACGGGGCTGGCGGTCGACCCGTCGGACCTCACGCTCATCGGCGACGGTCACCTCTCGTTTCCCGATGGCGCGCCGATGGTGTCGTTCAACTACGCTGCTGCGACCGCCGACGCGACGGGAACGGTCGCGGCAGCCGACGACGCCGCAGACGCACGATTCTGGACGCGCACCGAGATCGAGGAGTCGCCGCCGTTGCTGCGGGCGTCCGGGACGAAGCAGGTGCTCGACGCGATAGCGCGGTTCAGAACGGACGGGTGA
- a CDS encoding DUF7561 family protein — translation MSTQRCDGCDRRVRLGGGIGDFWSFETGSTDGLTLELADGSEYFLCYDCIDALPDDEEVTRAHVEALPDASDDD, via the coding sequence ATGAGCACACAGCGCTGCGACGGCTGCGATCGGCGCGTCCGTCTCGGCGGGGGGATCGGCGACTTCTGGTCGTTCGAGACGGGCAGCACCGACGGCCTGACGCTGGAGTTGGCAGACGGCTCCGAGTACTTCCTGTGTTACGACTGCATCGACGCGCTTCCCGACGACGAGGAGGTCACCCGCGCGCACGTCGAAGCGCTTCCGGACGCGAGCGACGACGACTGA
- a CDS encoding 60S ribosomal export protein NMD3 encodes MSETRDTRDFCPRCGDPVPERAEPLPGEPRERDRVLCDACYFEDFELVDAPDRVEVTVCSHCGAVHRGNRWVDVGARDYTDVAVDEVSEALAVHLKAEQIQWGVDPEQVDQNTIRMHCTFAGVVRGTHVEAEVVVPVKISRGTCDRCGRISGGSYAAEVQIRGRDRVPDSAEQSKAVEIAESLVAEREEDGDRESFVTEVIDQPEGKDVKLSTNKLGKAVATQITEELGGSYSEAPTLVTEDGDGNEVYRVTFAVRLPKFRPGDVIDPDDGDGPVLVRSVQGNLKGIRIATGEPYEARFEEGETPDAEKVGEADDAVETTVVAVEDDNAVQVLDPETYEAVTVARPPSIDEDDETVEAVKTDAGLYVVPSGGDAADAAETGSDPADPAE; translated from the coding sequence ATGAGCGAGACACGCGACACGCGGGACTTCTGCCCGCGCTGCGGCGACCCGGTGCCCGAGCGCGCGGAACCGCTCCCGGGCGAGCCGCGCGAGCGAGACCGCGTGCTCTGTGACGCCTGCTACTTCGAGGACTTCGAACTGGTCGACGCGCCCGACCGCGTCGAGGTGACCGTCTGCTCGCACTGCGGGGCGGTCCACCGCGGCAACCGCTGGGTCGACGTCGGCGCCCGCGACTACACCGACGTGGCCGTCGACGAGGTGTCGGAGGCGCTGGCGGTCCACCTGAAGGCCGAGCAGATCCAGTGGGGCGTCGACCCCGAGCAGGTCGACCAGAACACGATCCGGATGCACTGCACGTTCGCGGGGGTCGTCCGCGGGACCCACGTCGAAGCGGAGGTCGTCGTCCCGGTGAAGATCAGCCGCGGGACCTGCGACCGCTGCGGGCGCATCTCGGGCGGGAGCTACGCCGCGGAGGTGCAGATCCGCGGGCGCGACCGCGTCCCCGACTCGGCCGAGCAGTCGAAGGCCGTCGAGATCGCCGAGTCGCTCGTCGCCGAGCGCGAGGAGGACGGCGACCGGGAGTCGTTCGTCACCGAGGTGATCGACCAGCCGGAGGGGAAGGACGTGAAGCTCTCCACCAACAAGCTCGGGAAGGCCGTCGCGACCCAGATCACCGAGGAGTTGGGGGGAAGCTACTCGGAGGCACCGACGCTGGTCACCGAGGACGGCGACGGCAACGAGGTGTACCGCGTCACCTTCGCGGTCCGCCTGCCGAAGTTCCGCCCCGGCGACGTGATCGACCCCGACGACGGCGACGGGCCTGTGCTCGTGCGGTCGGTTCAGGGGAACCTCAAGGGGATCCGCATCGCCACCGGCGAGCCGTACGAGGCCCGCTTCGAGGAGGGCGAGACGCCAGACGCCGAGAAGGTTGGCGAGGCGGACGACGCCGTCGAGACGACCGTCGTCGCCGTCGAGGACGACAACGCGGTGCAGGTGCTCGACCCCGAGACGTACGAGGCGGTGACAGTCGCGCGTCCGCCGAGCATCGACGAGGACGACGAGACCGTCGAGGCGGTGAAGACCGACGCGGGACTGTACGTGGTGCCGTCGGGTGGCGACGCCGCGGACGCCGCGGAAACCGGGAGCGACCCCGCCGATCCGGCCGAGTAA
- a CDS encoding SPFH domain-containing protein — MYAVGGTALVLALVTLLSTVEIVQAYEQRALTVLGSYRGLLDPGIHLIPPFVSRTYRFDKRVQTIDVPTQEAITRDNSPVTADAVVYVRVVDAKRSFLNVENYRRATALLAQTSLRAVIGDMELDETLSRRDEINRRIRKSLQGPTDDWGVDVEMVEVKEVLPTRGVVDAMEEQTSAERRRRAMILEAQGERRAAVEAAEGERTANVLSAQGEKVASVLEAQGDAISTVLRARSAESMGERAIVDKGMETLASIGQGESTTFVIPQELTSLLGRYGQQLSGSDVQDSAALDSLEFDDDERELLGLDSVAEMLEPEAETGSEAAPEWESTYESE; from the coding sequence ATGTACGCGGTCGGGGGGACGGCGCTCGTCCTGGCGCTGGTCACGCTGCTCTCGACTGTCGAGATCGTGCAGGCCTACGAGCAGCGCGCGCTCACGGTGCTCGGCTCCTACCGCGGGCTCCTCGACCCTGGGATCCACCTGATCCCCCCGTTCGTCTCCAGGACCTACCGGTTCGACAAGCGCGTCCAGACGATCGACGTGCCGACCCAGGAGGCGATCACCCGCGACAACTCGCCGGTGACCGCCGACGCGGTCGTCTACGTGCGCGTCGTCGACGCCAAGCGGTCGTTCCTCAACGTCGAAAACTACCGCCGTGCGACCGCGCTGCTGGCACAGACGTCTCTCCGGGCGGTCATCGGCGACATGGAACTCGACGAGACGCTCTCGCGGCGCGACGAGATCAACCGGCGCATCCGAAAGAGCCTCCAGGGGCCGACCGACGACTGGGGCGTCGACGTCGAGATGGTCGAGGTGAAGGAAGTGCTCCCGACCCGGGGCGTCGTCGACGCCATGGAGGAGCAGACCTCCGCCGAGCGCCGCCGCCGCGCCATGATCCTGGAGGCGCAGGGCGAGCGCCGCGCGGCCGTCGAGGCCGCCGAGGGCGAGCGGACGGCGAACGTCCTCTCCGCGCAAGGCGAGAAAGTCGCATCGGTGCTGGAGGCGCAGGGCGACGCCATCTCGACCGTGCTGCGCGCTCGGTCGGCCGAGTCGATGGGCGAGCGCGCCATCGTCGACAAGGGTATGGAGACCCTGGCGTCGATCGGCCAGGGCGAGTCCACCACCTTCGTGATCCCGCAGGAGCTGACGAGCCTGCTCGGTCGCTACGGTCAACAGCTCTCGGGGTCTGATGTGCAGGACTCCGCGGCGCTGGACTCGCTGGAGTTCGACGACGACGAGCGGGAGTTGCTCGGGCTCGACTCCGTCGCCGAGATGCTTGAACCGGAGGCGGAGACCGGTTCGGAGGCGGCCCCGGAGTGGGAGTCGACCTACGAGTCGGAGTGA